The Pedobacter roseus genome contains a region encoding:
- a CDS encoding GNAT family N-acetyltransferase has protein sequence MSELTLIRTDSDHTDFRQLVALLDQDLAVRDGDDHAFYAQFNKVDAIKEVIVAYQNDVPVGCGAIKPFSATEAEVKRMFVHPDYRKQGIAAKIVTALENWATETGFSATVLETGKKQPEAIALYQKIGYQITPNYGQYVGVDNSVCMIKPLNAHHQTPNA, from the coding sequence ATGAGTGAGTTAACGCTAATCAGAACAGATTCAGACCATACCGATTTTAGACAATTGGTTGCTTTGCTGGATCAGGATTTAGCCGTTAGAGATGGCGACGATCATGCTTTTTATGCGCAGTTTAACAAAGTTGACGCGATTAAAGAAGTGATTGTTGCCTACCAAAATGATGTACCCGTTGGTTGTGGCGCCATTAAACCTTTCTCGGCAACCGAAGCAGAAGTAAAAAGGATGTTTGTGCATCCAGATTACAGGAAACAGGGCATAGCCGCTAAAATTGTAACCGCACTGGAAAACTGGGCTACCGAAACAGGTTTTTCTGCCACAGTGCTCGAAACAGGCAAAAAACAACCCGAAGCCATAGCGCTTTATCAGAAAATCGGTTATCAGATTACGCCAAATTATGGTCAATATGTTGGCGTTGACAATAGCGTTTGCATGATTAAACCACTTAACGCCCACCACCAAACGCCAAACGCTTAA
- a CDS encoding ABC transporter ATP-binding protein, with protein MKITLQKVGRRFNKEWIFRDLSTEFSSGNSYAILGPNGSGKSTLLSVLNGSLSPSEGKIIFSDTAEIPVENIYRYISLAAPYLELVETFTLKEIIDFHFKFKNFAAGLDAKKLIEVLGLEKAKNKEIKYFSSGMKQRTKLALACCTDTPILFLDEPTSNLDVQGINWYRELIENFGKDRLTIIGSNQIQEYDFCTEHIQISDYK; from the coding sequence ATGAAGATCACTTTACAGAAAGTTGGCAGAAGGTTTAATAAGGAATGGATTTTCAGGGATTTAAGCACCGAATTTTCATCAGGCAACAGCTACGCCATATTAGGACCGAATGGATCAGGCAAATCAACCTTACTCAGTGTTTTAAATGGCAGCCTGTCCCCTTCTGAGGGTAAAATTATCTTTTCTGATACAGCAGAGATCCCCGTCGAAAATATCTATAGATACATTAGTCTAGCTGCTCCTTACCTCGAACTGGTTGAAACTTTTACGCTAAAAGAGATCATTGATTTTCATTTTAAGTTTAAAAATTTTGCTGCCGGCCTTGATGCCAAAAAGCTGATCGAGGTATTAGGTTTGGAAAAAGCGAAGAATAAAGAAATTAAATACTTTTCATCAGGAATGAAGCAAAGAACCAAACTAGCTTTGGCCTGTTGCACCGATACACCAATTTTATTTTTAGACGAACCAACCAGCAATTTAGACGTCCAGGGAATAAATTGGTACCGCGAACTGATCGAAAATTTTGGAAAAGACAGGTTAACCATAATTGGCTCTAACCAAATACAAGAATACGACTTCTGCACAGAGCATATACAAATATCAGATTATAAGTAG